In one Streptomyces venezuelae genomic region, the following are encoded:
- the gyrB gene encoding DNA topoisomerase (ATP-hydrolyzing) subunit B: MLCQKGRFVADSGNPNENIPSTAAGENGEAPPSYDASAITVLEGLDAVRKRPGMYIGSTGERGLHHLVQEVVDNSVDEALAGHADTIDVTILADGGVRVIDNGRGIPVDMHPVEKKPAVEVVLTVLHAGGKFGGGGYAVSGGLHGVGVSVVNALSTKLAVEIKRDGYRWTQDFKLGVPTAPLAKHEAVAESGTTVTFWADPDVFETTEYSFETLARRFQEMAFLNKGLTIKLTDERESAKATAGADSAEATDDEAAEARTVTYHYEGGIVDFVKYLNSRKGEVIHPTVIDVEAEDKERMLSAEIAMQWNSQYTEGVYSFANTIHTHEGGTHEEGFRAALTGLVNRYAREKKLLREKDDNLTGEDIREGLTAIISVKLGEPQFEGQTKTKLGNTEAKTFVQKVVHEHLTDWFDRNPNEAADIIRKGIQAATARVAARKARDLTRRKGLLETASLPGKLSDCQSNDPTKCEIFIVEGDSAGGSAKSGRDPMYQAILPIRGKILNVEKARVDKILHNQEVQALISAFGTGVHEDFDIEKLRYHKIILMADADVDGQHINTLLLTFLFRFMRPLVEAGHVYLSRPPLYKIKWTRDDFQYAYSDRERDALVELGRQAGKRIKDDSVQRFKGLGEMNAEELRVTTMDQEHRVLGQVTLDDAAQADDLFSVLMGEDVEARRSFIQRNAKDVRFLDI; the protein is encoded by the coding sequence GTGCTGTGCCAGAAAGGGCGCTTCGTGGCCGATTCCGGCAACCCCAACGAGAACATCCCGTCCACCGCCGCAGGCGAGAACGGCGAGGCCCCGCCCTCGTACGACGCCAGCGCGATCACCGTCCTCGAGGGTCTGGACGCGGTCCGCAAGCGACCCGGCATGTACATCGGCTCGACCGGTGAGCGTGGCCTGCACCACTTGGTGCAGGAGGTCGTCGACAACTCCGTGGACGAGGCCCTCGCGGGGCACGCGGACACGATCGACGTCACGATCCTCGCCGACGGCGGCGTGCGCGTGATCGACAACGGCCGTGGCATCCCGGTCGACATGCACCCCGTGGAGAAGAAGCCGGCCGTCGAGGTCGTGCTGACCGTTCTCCACGCGGGCGGCAAGTTCGGCGGCGGCGGCTACGCCGTCTCCGGTGGTCTGCACGGCGTCGGCGTCTCCGTCGTGAACGCCCTGTCGACCAAGCTCGCGGTCGAGATCAAGCGCGACGGCTACCGCTGGACCCAGGACTTCAAGCTGGGCGTGCCCACGGCTCCGCTCGCCAAGCACGAGGCGGTCGCGGAGTCGGGCACCACGGTCACCTTCTGGGCCGACCCGGACGTCTTCGAGACGACCGAGTACTCCTTCGAGACGCTGGCGCGGCGTTTCCAGGAGATGGCGTTCCTCAACAAGGGTTTGACGATCAAACTCACTGACGAGCGCGAGTCGGCGAAGGCGACAGCGGGCGCGGACTCGGCCGAGGCGACCGACGACGAGGCCGCCGAGGCCCGCACGGTCACGTACCACTACGAAGGCGGCATCGTCGACTTCGTGAAGTACCTCAACTCCCGCAAGGGCGAGGTCATTCACCCCACCGTCATCGACGTCGAGGCCGAGGACAAGGAGCGCATGCTCTCGGCCGAGATCGCCATGCAGTGGAACTCGCAGTACACCGAAGGTGTGTACTCCTTCGCGAACACCATCCACACGCACGAGGGCGGTACGCACGAGGAGGGCTTCAGGGCCGCACTGACGGGCCTGGTCAACCGGTACGCGCGCGAGAAGAAGCTGCTCCGCGAGAAGGACGACAACCTCACGGGTGAGGACATCCGCGAGGGCCTGACCGCGATCATCTCGGTGAAGCTGGGCGAGCCCCAGTTCGAAGGCCAGACCAAGACCAAGCTGGGCAACACGGAGGCGAAGACCTTCGTCCAGAAGGTCGTGCACGAGCACCTCACGGACTGGTTCGACCGGAACCCCAACGAGGCCGCGGACATCATCCGCAAGGGCATCCAGGCCGCCACGGCGCGTGTCGCCGCCCGCAAGGCGCGCGACCTGACCCGCCGCAAGGGCCTCCTGGAGACGGCGTCCCTGCCGGGAAAGCTCTCCGACTGCCAGTCGAACGACCCGACGAAGTGCGAGATCTTCATCGTCGAGGGTGACTCCGCCGGTGGTTCGGCGAAGTCCGGCCGCGACCCGATGTACCAGGCGATCCTGCCCATCCGAGGCAAGATCCTGAACGTCGAGAAGGCGCGCGTCGACAAGATCCTGCACAACCAGGAAGTCCAGGCCCTGATCTCGGCCTTCGGCACGGGCGTGCACGAGGACTTCGACATCGAGAAGCTCCGCTATCACAAGATCATCCTGATGGCGGACGCCGACGTCGACGGTCAGCACATCAACACGCTGCTCCTGACGTTCCTGTTCCGCTTCATGCGGCCGCTGGTCGAGGCCGGGCACGTGTACCTGTCGCGCCCGCCGCTCTACAAGATCAAGTGGACGCGGGACGACTTCCAGTACGCGTACTCGGACCGCGAGCGCGACGCCCTGGTGGAGCTCGGCCGCCAGGCCGGCAAGCGCATCAAGGACGACTCGGTCCAGCGCTTCAAGGGTCTCGGCGAGATGAACGCCGAGGAGCTCCGCGTCACGACGATGGACCAGGAACACCGCGTGCTCGGCCAGGTCACCCTGGACGACGCGGCGCAGGCCGACGACCTCTTCTCGGTGCTGATGGGAGAGGACGTCGAGGCACGGCGCTCGTTCATTCAGCGCAATGCCAAGGACGTTCGCTTCCTCGACATCTGA
- a CDS encoding DUF721 domain-containing protein: MSSEEPFEGASGAGSAGTPDPPAPKTPEPSGVDLARVALRAAKEQARARGDAAQQKKQARRGGLRSGARSDGRDPLPLGSAINRLITERGWETPAAVGGVMGRWPQIVGDDLANHCVPQRYDEDERVLTVQCDSTAWATQLRLMAPQLVARLNEDLGHGTVRLIKVLGPGGPAQRFGPLRAPGSTGPGDTYG, from the coding sequence ATGAGCTCCGAAGAGCCCTTCGAGGGGGCCTCCGGGGCCGGTTCCGCGGGCACCCCGGACCCGCCCGCCCCGAAGACCCCCGAGCCCTCCGGCGTCGACCTCGCCAGGGTCGCCCTGCGGGCCGCGAAGGAACAGGCACGCGCGCGTGGGGATGCCGCGCAGCAGAAGAAGCAGGCCCGGCGCGGAGGACTGAGGTCCGGCGCGCGCTCCGACGGGCGAGACCCGCTGCCGCTCGGCTCCGCGATCAACCGTCTGATCACCGAGCGCGGCTGGGAGACGCCCGCCGCGGTGGGCGGTGTGATGGGCCGCTGGCCGCAGATCGTCGGCGACGACCTGGCCAACCACTGTGTCCCCCAGCGGTACGACGAGGACGAGCGCGTCCTGACCGTGCAGTGCGACTCGACGGCATGGGCCACCCAGCTGCGCCTCATGGCCCCACAGCTCGTCGCACGCCTCAACGAGGACCTGGGCCACGGCACCGTACGCCTCATCAAGGTCCTCGGCCCCGGAGGCCCCGCACAGCGCTTCGGCCCCTTGCGCGCACCCGGCAGCACGGGCCCCGGGGACACCTACGGCTGA
- the recF gene encoding DNA replication/repair protein RecF (All proteins in this family for which functions are known are DNA-binding proteins that assist the filamentation of RecA onto DNA for the initiation of recombination or recombinational repair.): MHVTHLSLADFRSYARVEVPLDPGVTAFVGPNGQGKTNLVEAVGYLATLGSHRVSSDAPLVRMGAERAVIRAQVRQGERRQLVELELNPGKANRARINRSSQVRPRDVLGIVRTVLFAPEDLALIKGDPGERRRFLDELITARSPRMAGVRSDYDRVLKQRNTLLKSAALARRHGGRSMDLSTLDVWDQHLARAGAELLAQRLDLISALQPLADKAYEQLAPGGGPVSLEYKPSAPGDGHTREALYEQLTAALEEARKQEIERGVTLVGPHRDDLLLKLGQLPAKGYASHGESWSYALALRLASYDLLRAEGNEPVLVLDDVFAELDARRRERLAELVAPGEQVLVTAAVDDDVPGVLTGTRFEVSDGAVDRV, translated from the coding sequence ATGCACGTCACGCATCTGTCGCTGGCCGACTTCCGCTCGTACGCCCGGGTCGAGGTCCCTCTCGATCCGGGCGTCACCGCGTTCGTGGGCCCGAACGGGCAGGGCAAGACCAACCTCGTCGAAGCCGTCGGCTACCTCGCCACGCTCGGCAGCCACCGCGTCTCCTCGGACGCCCCGCTGGTGCGGATGGGCGCCGAGCGCGCCGTCATCAGGGCCCAGGTCCGCCAGGGCGAGCGCCGGCAGCTGGTCGAGCTCGAACTCAATCCCGGCAAGGCCAACCGTGCCCGTATCAACAGGTCCTCGCAGGTCAGGCCCCGTGACGTGCTGGGCATCGTGCGGACGGTGCTGTTCGCGCCCGAGGACTTGGCGCTGATCAAGGGTGACCCCGGTGAGCGGCGCCGTTTCCTCGACGAGCTGATCACCGCGCGCTCCCCCCGCATGGCCGGGGTGCGCTCCGACTACGACCGGGTCCTCAAGCAGCGCAACACCCTCCTGAAGTCGGCGGCCCTCGCCCGTCGTCACGGCGGCCGCTCCATGGACCTGTCCACACTCGACGTCTGGGACCAGCACCTCGCCCGCGCGGGAGCCGAGCTGCTCGCCCAGCGGCTCGACCTGATCTCCGCACTGCAGCCGCTGGCCGACAAGGCGTACGAGCAGCTGGCACCCGGTGGCGGCCCGGTCTCCCTGGAGTACAAGCCCTCGGCGCCCGGTGACGGCCACACGCGCGAGGCTCTCTACGAGCAGCTGACCGCCGCTTTGGAAGAGGCCCGCAAGCAGGAGATCGAGCGCGGCGTCACCCTGGTCGGCCCGCACCGCGACGACCTGCTGCTCAAGCTGGGCCAGCTCCCCGCGAAGGGGTACGCCAGCCACGGAGAGTCCTGGTCGTACGCGCTGGCGCTGCGCCTCGCCTCGTACGACCTGCTCAGGGCCGAGGGCAACGAGCCGGTGCTCGTCCTCGACGACGTCTTCGCGGAGCTGGACGCCCGCCGCAGGGAGCGGCTCGCGGAGCTGGTGGCTCCCGGCGAGCAGGTGCTCGTCACCGCCGCCGTGGACGACGACGTGCCGGGCGTGCTCACCGGCACGCGGTTCGAGGTGTCGGACGGCGCGGTGGACCGCGTATGA
- the gnd gene encoding phosphogluconate dehydrogenase (NAD(+)-dependent, decarboxylating): MELGLVGLGKMGGNMRERIRRAGHTVIGYDRNPDLADVPSLEALVGKLKGPRVVWVMVPAGAATQATIDELGELLEPGDIVVDGGNSRWTDDEKHAEELKAKGIGFVDCGVSGGVWGLQNGYALMYGGDKDDVAKVQPVFDALKPEGDFGSVHAGKVGAGHFAKMVHNGIEYAMMQAYAEGWELLEKVDSVTDVREVFRSWQEGTVIRSWLLDLAVNALDDDEHLEKLRGFAQDSGEGRWTVEAAIDNAVPLPAITASLFARFASRQDDSPQMKMIAALRNQFGGHAVESKSEH, from the coding sequence ATGGAGCTCGGTCTCGTCGGCCTCGGCAAGATGGGCGGCAACATGCGCGAGCGCATCCGCCGCGCAGGTCACACCGTCATCGGATACGACCGCAACCCGGATCTCGCGGATGTCCCCAGCCTCGAAGCGCTTGTGGGCAAGCTCAAGGGCCCGCGCGTGGTGTGGGTGATGGTCCCGGCCGGGGCCGCGACCCAGGCCACCATCGATGAGCTGGGCGAACTGCTTGAGCCCGGCGACATCGTCGTGGACGGCGGCAACTCCCGCTGGACGGACGACGAGAAGCACGCCGAGGAGCTGAAGGCCAAGGGCATCGGCTTCGTCGACTGCGGCGTCTCCGGCGGCGTCTGGGGCCTCCAGAACGGCTACGCGCTGATGTACGGCGGCGACAAGGACGACGTCGCCAAGGTGCAGCCCGTCTTCGACGCCCTGAAGCCGGAGGGTGACTTCGGCTCCGTCCACGCGGGCAAGGTCGGCGCAGGGCACTTCGCGAAGATGGTCCACAACGGCATCGAGTACGCGATGATGCAGGCCTACGCCGAGGGCTGGGAGCTCCTGGAGAAGGTCGACTCGGTCACGGACGTCCGTGAGGTCTTCCGCTCCTGGCAGGAGGGCACGGTCATCCGTTCCTGGCTGCTCGACCTCGCGGTCAACGCGCTGGACGACGACGAGCACCTGGAGAAGCTGCGCGGCTTCGCGCAGGACTCCGGAGAGGGCCGCTGGACGGTCGAGGCCGCCATCGACAACGCCGTGCCGCTGCCCGCGATCACGGCCTCGCTCTTCGCGCGGTTCGCCTCCCGTCAGGACGACTCCCCGCAGATGAAGATGATCGCCGCGCTGCGCAACCAGTTCGGTGGCCACGCGGTGGAGTCCAAGAGCGAGCACTGA